Below is a window of Methanocorpusculum sp. DNA.
GAAATGATGACCGACGTCGTAAACGTGTCGATTCCCTGATACCATAAGAGAAGCAGGGTCGGCAGATACGTGATGACCCCGACATACGCCCATGCCCGCAGAGCACAGACCGTGACGACGAGTCCTGCAGGTATCCACCAGTATTTTCCGTGGACCTGCTTTTTTTCGACCACGGGTTTCTTTATCGGTTCGACAGCACCGGTGCGGCGGTCGTTTCGATAGATCCATGCGGCCCCGATGATCCCCGGCACCACCATCCAGGCGACCGACGGCAGACCGCCGAACGTGATGAAAAGACCGGCGATCAGCGGACCAAGTGAATAACTGATGCTCCCGCTTGTGGTAAAGATCGAGTTATACAATCCCTTTTTTGCAGGCGGACTCAGTTTATGGACGAGAGCCATGGCAGAAGGATGAAAAAGGGCATGACCTACTGCTGCTCCTCCGACAAGGAACAGGATGACCAGGTAATTGTTTGCTAAGACCGAGAGGGATATCCCGACACTGCCGATCAGAACACAGAGCGGCACGCTGACCCACTTGCCAGTCCGATCCCCATACAGCCCGATGAACGGCTGGGTGACGGATGAGACCACATTGAACACGGTAATGACCAGTCCAGCGAGAAAATACGAGAGCCCCATATTGACGATGAGAAGAGGGAGGATCACCGGCAGGATCGGGGTATAGAGATCGATCAGAAAATGACCGCTGATCGCCCCGGTTATTTTAGTGTCATATACCCGCCGCATGGAGTCGCCTGAAGATGAGTAATGATAATCACGCATCGTATATAACTAGTTGAGCCGGGATCCGCCGATTCGATCAGGCAACCAGCAGACCGACCACACTGATCCAGCCGATATACACCACGGCAGCGATAAGGGTCATGGGCAAACCTATTTTAAAAAACTCAATAAACGAAAAGGTCTTGCCGCTCTTTTCCGCATGCTGGAGAATGATCACGGTCGAAGCAGCGCCGATGATCGTAAGCGAACCGGCGGCCGTGCATCCGGCAACGAGTGTCATATACAGTGGGATCCCGGAACCAGAAAGGACCGGCAGGATCAGTGCCACGAACGGCACATTCGAGATGAACTGGGACACGATGACCGTCGAAGTAAACAGGACCGGGATCGAAGTCAGATCGGAAGACGGCAGGATGGTCTGGATAAAACCAGAGTTCCATACCGCCGCCATCAGGACAAACATCGAAGCAAAGAACAGGAGCGTCGACCAGTCGACCCTTCGCAGAAGTTGGAACCGCCTTTTGGAGAACAGAAGGAGGGGCAGCGCCGCAACGGCCGCGATGAACACAAAGGGCAGTTCGAAACCGAAAAATGACAGCACCACCCGCAAAACGATCGTCAGAAAAACGAGCCCTAATGAGATCGTTGAAAGCCGGGCAAGACTATTATGGAAGACCACCTCCTCACTCTCCTGTATCACAAAGGAATCCCGGTCAGGGATGGTCAGCAGAAGGATCCGGTACAGAACGTACAGGCAAATCACCGAAGGGACAACGAGATACAGGGCAAACTCCTGAAAAGCATTCGGGACCCCGCCTGACAACGCCACCAGCAGATTCTGCGGATTTCCTATCGGGGTCATGCAGCTGCCGAACGTCACCGAAAAACACAAAGCAAACAGCATCGTTTTGACCGGGATATTATATCTTGCCGCACAGAAAAGCGCGACCGTGGTCCCGATTATCGCGACGGTGTCGTTCATAAGAAATGCCGAAAACACTGCCATCAGCAGAATAAAACTGAACAACACGGCCTTCTTCGTCTGTGCACGGGCAAATCCCTTCAGCGAGACCCTATGAAGGAGACCGGACTTTTCGAGAGCGGCACCGAGAACAAACATCCCCAGCAAAAAGAAGATGACCTCA
It encodes the following:
- a CDS encoding MFS transporter, giving the protein MRDYHYSSSGDSMRRVYDTKITGAISGHFLIDLYTPILPVILPLLIVNMGLSYFLAGLVITVFNVVSSVTQPFIGLYGDRTGKWVSVPLCVLIGSVGISLSVLANNYLVILFLVGGAAVGHALFHPSAMALVHKLSPPAKKGLYNSIFTTSGSISYSLGPLIAGLFITFGGLPSVAWMVVPGIIGAAWIYRNDRRTGAVEPIKKPVVEKKQVHGKYWWIPAGLVVTVCALRAWAYVGVITYLPTLLLLWYQGIDTFTTSVIISVMLFSGVVGQIAGGYLSDKFGRKRVLVIGFLCAIPCFCLIFLSTGWSMYAGIMLYAFFASFCYVASVTMTQDLLPGSVGFASGLTLGLSMGIGGVGAALIGWAADVMGSLPDAMFLLIVPTVLCPILALFITYSDKPAESAEE
- a CDS encoding SLC13 family permease, whose translation is MVPIAVWILAVVFCLIVVRRIGKVRLPIWAIMTAGAFAALVLGTITLPDAFFSINFEVIFFLLGMFVLGAALEKSGLLHRVSLKGFARAQTKKAVLFSFILLMAVFSAFLMNDTVAIIGTTVALFCAARYNIPVKTMLFALCFSVTFGSCMTPIGNPQNLLVALSGGVPNAFQEFALYLVVPSVICLYVLYRILLLTIPDRDSFVIQESEEVVFHNSLARLSTISLGLVFLTIVLRVVLSFFGFELPFVFIAAVAALPLLLFSKRRFQLLRRVDWSTLLFFASMFVLMAAVWNSGFIQTILPSSDLTSIPVLFTSTVIVSQFISNVPFVALILPVLSGSGIPLYMTLVAGCTAAGSLTIIGAASTVIILQHAEKSGKTFSFIEFFKIGLPMTLIAAVVYIGWISVVGLLVA